Proteins co-encoded in one Armatimonadota bacterium genomic window:
- a CDS encoding NADH-quinone oxidoreductase subunit D, translating into MLNMGPQHPSTHGVLRLVVTLDGENIVEVQPDIGYLHSSVEKMMEYRTYLQNVALTDRGMDYLSALANEEAFLLATERLGGIEVPPRARWIRTIMLEFQRLASHLVWLGTWAIDLGATTVFLYCFRERERILDLFEQATGGRLHHVYFRPGGVYEDLPVGWTDRALAFCAEFPRHLQEYHDLLTGNPIFQVRTQGVGVLPTEAAIAMGACGPVARASGVAFDVRKALPYEAYGEVDFDVPVFPQGDCWARYLVRMEEMRQSVRIIEQAIAKLPPGEIRSKVQVTVKLPRGEVYARTESPRGDLGVYLVSNGDDTPYRVKIRAPSFSNLFALTEMMRGWKVADVIAILGSVDIVLSDVDR; encoded by the coding sequence ATGCTCAACATGGGGCCGCAGCACCCCAGCACCCACGGGGTGCTGCGCCTGGTGGTGACCCTCGACGGCGAGAACATCGTGGAGGTACAGCCCGACATCGGCTACCTCCACTCGTCGGTCGAGAAGATGATGGAGTACCGCACCTACCTCCAGAACGTGGCCCTCACCGACCGGGGGATGGACTACCTGAGCGCGCTGGCCAACGAGGAGGCGTTCCTGCTGGCCACAGAGCGCCTGGGCGGCATCGAGGTCCCCCCGCGGGCGCGCTGGATCCGCACGATCATGCTGGAGTTCCAGCGCCTCGCCAGCCACCTGGTCTGGCTGGGCACGTGGGCCATCGACCTCGGTGCCACCACCGTCTTCCTCTACTGTTTCCGCGAGCGCGAGCGGATCCTCGACCTGTTCGAACAGGCCACCGGAGGACGGCTCCACCACGTCTACTTCCGTCCGGGCGGCGTCTACGAGGACCTGCCGGTGGGGTGGACCGACCGGGCGCTGGCGTTCTGCGCCGAGTTCCCTCGCCACCTCCAGGAGTACCACGACCTGCTCACCGGCAACCCGATCTTCCAGGTCCGCACCCAGGGCGTGGGCGTGCTGCCCACGGAGGCGGCCATCGCCATGGGCGCGTGTGGGCCCGTGGCCCGGGCGTCCGGGGTGGCCTTCGACGTGCGCAAGGCCTTGCCGTACGAGGCCTACGGCGAGGTCGACTTCGACGTGCCGGTCTTCCCCCAGGGCGACTGCTGGGCGCGCTACCTGGTGCGCATGGAGGAGATGCGCCAGTCGGTGCGCATCATCGAGCAGGCCATCGCAAAGCTGCCGCCAGGCGAGATCCGCAGCAAGGTGCAGGTGACCGTCAAGCTCCCGCGGGGCGAGGTTTACGCCCGGACCGAGTCGCCCCGGGGCGACCTGGGCGTCTACCTGGTGAGCAACGGCGACGACACGCCCTACCGTGTGAAGATCCGGGCCCCGTCGTTCTCGAACCTGTTCGCCCTGACGGAGATGATGCGGGGCTGGAAGGTGGCCGACGTGATCGCGATTCTCGGCAGCGTGGACATCGTGCTGTCCGACGTGGACCGGTGA
- a CDS encoding NADH-quinone oxidoreductase subunit C: MSWALVDELQRRFPEVEPFPRPHPPEADAHPGEESGGTAARPAPARGHGAGQVFTHHVPGAWVPAGRLVEVARTLRDEAPFHLDYCSFVSAVDWPAEGVFEVTYHLFSMARRHELLLKVKVPREHPVVPSVTGVWRGADWHERETYDLFGIVFEGHPDLRRIMMTDDWVGHPLRKDYVYEDPRWLVELATQRQREIDGLGLGERA, encoded by the coding sequence GTGAGCTGGGCGCTGGTCGACGAGCTGCAGCGCCGCTTCCCGGAGGTCGAGCCCTTCCCCCGGCCGCATCCCCCAGAAGCCGATGCGCACCCCGGGGAGGAGTCCGGGGGAACGGCGGCGCGCCCCGCACCCGCCCGCGGGCACGGCGCAGGGCAGGTGTTCACGCACCACGTCCCGGGGGCCTGGGTGCCGGCGGGGCGGCTGGTGGAGGTCGCGCGCACCCTGCGCGACGAGGCGCCGTTCCACCTGGACTACTGCTCCTTCGTCTCGGCGGTGGACTGGCCGGCAGAGGGCGTCTTCGAGGTGACGTACCACCTGTTCTCCATGGCCCGGCGCCACGAGCTGCTGCTGAAGGTGAAGGTGCCGCGGGAGCACCCCGTGGTGCCCAGCGTGACCGGCGTCTGGCGTGGCGCCGACTGGCACGAGCGCGAGACCTACGACCTGTTCGGCATCGTCTTCGAGGGGCACCCCGACCTGCGCCGCATCATGATGACCGACGACTGGGTCGGTCATCCCCTGCGCAAGGACTACGTGTACGAGGATCCCCGGTGGCTGGTGGAGCTGGCCACCCAGCGCCAGCGCGAGATCGACGGGCTGGGCCTTGGGGAACGGGCCTGA
- a CDS encoding non-heme iron oxygenase ferredoxin subunit: protein MPRLRVAATAAVPEGHATIVDAAGTRVALFHRPDGWFAVENACTHRGEPLGEGDVEGHVVTCPWHGGQFDLRTGAVVAPPPGRPVRTFPVVVEGEDVWLEVP, encoded by the coding sequence ATGCCGCGCCTGCGAGTCGCTGCGACAGCGGCCGTGCCGGAGGGTCACGCGACGATCGTGGACGCAGCCGGGACGCGCGTGGCGCTTTTCCATCGGCCCGACGGGTGGTTTGCCGTCGAGAACGCGTGTACCCACCGCGGGGAGCCACTGGGGGAGGGCGACGTCGAGGGGCACGTGGTCACCTGTCCCTGGCACGGCGGGCAGTTCGATCTGCGCACCGGCGCGGTGGTCGCCCCGCCACCCGGGCGACCGGTACGAACGTTTCCCGTCGTGGTGGAGGGAGAGGACGTCTGGCTTGAGGTCCCGTAG
- a CDS encoding quinone oxidoreductase, which translates to MKAIRVHTTGGPDVLRYEEVPDPQPGPGQVLVRLDAAGVNYLDIYLRAGLYPAPLPFIPGSEGAGVVVAVGPDVASVTPGDRVGFLAGPCAYAELAAVPAARVVRLPEGIDTATAAAVLLQGITAHYLVHATYPLRAGEWALVHAAAGGVGLLLVQMAKRAGATVIGTVGTQAKAALAREAGADHVIVYTEEDFEEATRRLTGGRGVDVVYDSVGKTTFEKGLNVLRPRGYMVLFGQASGPVPPVDPQVLNAKGSLFLTRPTLAHYTATRQELDERATAVFEMIQRGELRVRIERRVPLAAAAEAHRALESRQTAGKLLLVPDGGAR; encoded by the coding sequence ATGAAGGCGATACGCGTGCACACCACCGGCGGGCCGGACGTCCTGCGCTACGAGGAGGTACCCGATCCCCAGCCGGGCCCGGGCCAGGTGCTGGTCCGCCTGGACGCCGCGGGCGTCAACTACCTCGACATCTACCTGCGCGCCGGCCTGTACCCGGCGCCGCTGCCGTTCATCCCCGGCAGCGAGGGGGCCGGTGTCGTGGTCGCCGTGGGGCCAGACGTCGCCTCTGTAACCCCCGGCGATCGTGTGGGGTTCCTCGCCGGGCCGTGCGCCTACGCCGAGTTGGCTGCAGTCCCGGCCGCGCGCGTGGTGCGCCTGCCCGAGGGCATCGACACGGCCACCGCCGCCGCCGTCCTGCTGCAGGGGATCACCGCCCACTACCTGGTGCACGCCACGTACCCGCTCCGCGCGGGAGAGTGGGCGCTCGTCCATGCTGCCGCCGGCGGCGTGGGCCTGCTGCTGGTGCAGATGGCGAAGCGAGCGGGCGCCACGGTGATCGGCACCGTCGGGACCCAGGCCAAGGCCGCGCTGGCGCGCGAGGCCGGTGCCGACCACGTGATCGTCTACACCGAGGAGGACTTCGAGGAGGCCACCAGGCGCCTGACCGGTGGACGCGGCGTGGACGTGGTGTACGATTCGGTGGGGAAGACGACCTTCGAGAAGGGGCTGAACGTCCTGCGGCCGCGCGGCTACATGGTGCTGTTCGGCCAGGCCAGCGGGCCCGTGCCGCCCGTCGACCCGCAGGTCCTCAACGCCAAGGGCTCGCTGTTCCTGACGCGGCCGACGCTGGCCCACTACACGGCCACCCGCCAGGAGCTCGACGAGCGCGCCACCGCCGTCTTCGAGATGATCCAGCGCGGTGAGTTACGGGTGCGCATCGAGCGCCGCGTCCCGCTGGCCGCGGCTGCCGAGGCGCACCGCGCGCTGGAGAGCCGACAGACCGCAGGCAAGCTGCTGCTGGTGCCCGACGGCGGGGCGCGGTAG
- a CDS encoding molybdopterin-dependent oxidoreductase, producing the protein MRQPGRTWGALAGAGAGVVLVWALVAGWGTGGVPVLAGALWERALRLVPMEVFGFLVVRFKFAAKPAGFWALMLGVVAAAAVAGSVWARRPRPALVTLATAFAVVGAALGVVVWRPATSLLAARLAAEGVAAPETAAVRTVATALVALAVLTAAVFGGLLAALWRRPGAAVLHLPAGSAVSRRRFLTRSLTLVAALGGAAAAAHWLAARAAHAAAVAATLFQRIRGLPPEVTPTEKFYVVSKNPPGLDPKLDASRWRLEITGLVAKPVVLTYEQLRALPAVERYHTLECISNEVGGDLIGNARWKGVRFRDLIALAGGVSPTAVRFALRCADGYTEGLGTAEALHPDTMLAYEMNGAPLPPAHGFPARLLVPGLFGMKNPKWLTKIEAVATHFTGYWQASGWSDEAVVKTTSMFRVPSGRSVGRAPDGAVELGGIAYAGDRGIAEVEVSTDDGKTWTKAAVKPPLGKYTWVLWAALWTPTGPGTYVLKVRARDGTGVLQTAQEAPTLPDGASGYHTIRIRLR; encoded by the coding sequence ATGCGACAGCCAGGCCGGACGTGGGGGGCGCTGGCCGGAGCAGGAGCTGGTGTGGTCCTGGTCTGGGCGCTGGTCGCGGGCTGGGGGACCGGCGGGGTGCCGGTGCTCGCGGGCGCGTTGTGGGAGCGTGCCCTGCGGCTGGTGCCCATGGAGGTCTTCGGGTTCCTCGTCGTCCGGTTCAAGTTCGCCGCGAAACCGGCGGGGTTTTGGGCCCTGATGCTGGGCGTGGTGGCGGCGGCCGCCGTAGCGGGCAGCGTGTGGGCCCGCAGACCCCGACCGGCGCTGGTCACGCTGGCGACCGCGTTCGCGGTGGTAGGCGCCGCGCTCGGCGTGGTGGTCTGGCGACCGGCGACGAGCCTGCTCGCGGCGCGGCTGGCCGCCGAAGGCGTGGCGGCGCCCGAGACCGCCGCGGTGCGCACCGTTGCCACGGCGCTGGTGGCGCTGGCCGTGCTGACGGCGGCGGTGTTTGGGGGGCTGCTGGCCGCGCTGTGGCGTCGGCCGGGCGCAGCCGTGCTGCACCTGCCGGCTGGCAGCGCGGTGAGCCGGCGGCGGTTCCTGACCCGCTCCCTCACGCTGGTCGCCGCGCTAGGCGGGGCCGCTGCGGCGGCCCACTGGCTGGCTGCGCGGGCCGCGCATGCCGCCGCCGTGGCCGCAACGCTCTTTCAGCGCATCAGGGGCCTGCCGCCCGAGGTGACACCCACGGAGAAGTTCTACGTGGTCAGCAAGAACCCGCCGGGACTCGACCCGAAGCTCGACGCCTCGCGCTGGCGCCTGGAGATCACCGGGCTGGTGGCCAAGCCCGTCGTGCTCACCTACGAGCAGCTGCGCGCGCTCCCTGCGGTCGAGCGGTACCACACGCTGGAGTGCATCAGCAACGAGGTGGGTGGCGACCTGATCGGCAACGCCCGGTGGAAGGGCGTGCGCTTCCGCGACCTCATCGCGCTGGCGGGTGGGGTGAGCCCCACGGCGGTGCGCTTCGCGCTCCGGTGCGCTGACGGGTACACCGAAGGCCTCGGGACTGCCGAGGCGCTGCACCCCGACACGATGCTGGCCTACGAGATGAACGGCGCGCCGCTGCCCCCTGCCCACGGCTTTCCGGCGCGGCTGCTGGTGCCGGGGCTGTTCGGGATGAAGAACCCCAAGTGGCTGACGAAGATCGAGGCCGTCGCCACCCACTTCACCGGGTACTGGCAGGCGTCGGGGTGGAGCGACGAGGCCGTGGTCAAGACCACGTCGATGTTCCGCGTGCCCTCAGGGCGCAGCGTGGGCCGGGCGCCCGACGGCGCCGTCGAGCTCGGGGGCATCGCCTACGCGGGCGATCGCGGCATCGCCGAGGTGGAGGTCAGCACCGACGACGGCAAGACCTGGACGAAGGCCGCGGTCAAGCCGCCGCTGGGCAAGTACACCTGGGTGCTGTGGGCCGCGCTGTGGACGCCGACCGGCCCCGGCACCTACGTCCTCAAGGTCCGGGCGCGCGACGGCACCGGCGTGCTGCAGACGGCCCAGGAGGCTCCCACGCTGCCCGACGGGGCCAGCGGCTACCACACGATCCGAATCCGGCTGCGCTGA
- a CDS encoding NADH-quinone oxidoreductase subunit I codes for MQDVPHRNGASSLAARAWQAIDGLLTGLRVTWRALLGPKNTVMYPVQKVNVAPRWHGLLALPVDPETGSDKCIICFQCERVCPDRCIHIEATGRGKDRVLTRFDIEMDKCCYCGLCVEVCPTEAIVFVPHYETSTYNRANLLYTLDDLRRAAPKEPIARGVVRLGGRP; via the coding sequence ATGCAGGACGTCCCCCACCGGAACGGCGCATCGTCGCTGGCGGCGCGGGCCTGGCAGGCGATCGACGGGCTGCTGACCGGGCTCCGGGTGACGTGGCGGGCGCTGCTGGGGCCCAAGAACACGGTCATGTACCCGGTGCAGAAGGTCAACGTCGCGCCCCGCTGGCACGGGCTGCTGGCCCTGCCGGTCGATCCCGAGACGGGCAGCGACAAGTGCATCATCTGCTTCCAGTGCGAGCGGGTCTGCCCCGACCGCTGCATCCACATCGAGGCCACCGGGCGGGGCAAGGACCGGGTGCTCACGCGCTTCGACATCGAGATGGACAAGTGCTGCTACTGCGGGCTGTGCGTGGAGGTCTGCCCCACCGAGGCCATCGTCTTCGTGCCCCACTACGAGACCAGCACCTACAACCGCGCCAACCTGCTCTACACCCTCGACGACCTGCGGCGCGCCGCGCCCAAGGAGCCGATTGCGCGCGGCGTGGTGCGTCTGGGAGGCCGCCCGTGA
- a CDS encoding NADH-quinone oxidoreductase subunit B family protein — MSTQPATPRPSQLVPLDVAVDVLESLPGGRVILTKVESLLNWGRAASLWPLTFGLACCAIEMMAAFAGRFDLDRIGVIPRATPRQADLMIVAGRCTIKMAPIVRRLWEQMPEPKYVISMGSCATCGGPFYYDNYSILKGIDQVVPVDVYVPGCPPRPEALIEGILKLQEKIKAEPFLRRAAAQA, encoded by the coding sequence ATGAGCACCCAGCCGGCGACCCCGCGACCCTCGCAGCTCGTCCCGCTGGACGTGGCGGTGGACGTGCTGGAGAGCCTGCCCGGTGGCCGCGTGATCCTCACCAAGGTGGAGTCCCTCCTCAACTGGGGGCGGGCCGCCAGCCTGTGGCCGCTGACGTTCGGCCTCGCGTGCTGCGCCATCGAGATGATGGCCGCCTTCGCGGGCCGGTTCGACCTCGACCGCATCGGCGTCATCCCCCGCGCCACGCCGCGCCAGGCCGACCTGATGATCGTGGCCGGCCGCTGCACCATCAAGATGGCGCCCATCGTCCGGCGGCTGTGGGAGCAGATGCCGGAACCCAAGTACGTGATCTCCATGGGGTCGTGCGCCACCTGCGGCGGCCCGTTCTACTACGACAACTACTCGATCCTCAAGGGCATCGATCAGGTGGTGCCCGTCGACGTCTACGTGCCCGGCTGCCCGCCGCGGCCGGAGGCGCTGATCGAGGGCATCCTCAAGCTGCAGGAGAAGATCAAAGCCGAGCCGTTCCTGCGCCGCGCGGCGGCGCAGGCCTAA
- a CDS encoding transketolase C-terminal domain-containing protein: MAGPVVQTAGGKATRDAYGEALVAVGRRDARVVALTGDLRDSTRLEAFAAAFPDRFVECGIAEQNMVGVAAGLATCGKIPFVSSFAVFVPGRAYDQIRVLVAQPGLNVKLVSTHGGLTVGEDGMSAQAIEELAMMRALANMTVIVPADATETHQVIAALVEHHGPAYVRLGRAPVPVLFDDTYTFTIGRAAQLRQGDDVTLIACGIMVAEALAAAETLAAEGIEARVLNMATLKPLDEAAVLAAARETGAIVTAEEHTVYGGLGGAVAEVTSAHEPVPVERVGIRDVFGESGSPRALMEKYGLTAADIVAAARRALARKRR, from the coding sequence ATGGCAGGGCCCGTAGTGCAGACCGCCGGCGGGAAGGCGACGCGGGACGCGTACGGCGAGGCGCTGGTCGCCGTCGGCCGGCGCGACGCGCGGGTGGTGGCGCTGACCGGCGACCTGCGCGACTCGACCCGACTCGAGGCGTTCGCGGCCGCGTTCCCCGACCGGTTCGTCGAATGCGGCATCGCCGAGCAGAACATGGTGGGCGTGGCCGCGGGGCTCGCCACGTGCGGGAAGATTCCCTTCGTGAGCTCCTTCGCCGTCTTCGTGCCGGGCCGGGCCTACGACCAGATCCGGGTGCTGGTGGCGCAGCCCGGCCTCAACGTGAAGCTGGTCAGCACCCACGGCGGGCTCACCGTGGGCGAGGACGGCATGAGCGCCCAGGCCATCGAGGAGCTGGCGATGATGCGGGCCCTGGCCAACATGACCGTCATCGTGCCCGCCGACGCCACGGAGACGCACCAGGTCATCGCGGCGCTGGTCGAGCACCACGGGCCGGCCTACGTGCGCCTGGGCCGCGCGCCGGTGCCCGTGCTCTTCGACGACACCTACACCTTCACCATCGGGCGCGCCGCGCAGCTCCGACAGGGGGACGACGTGACCCTCATCGCCTGCGGCATCATGGTCGCCGAGGCCCTGGCCGCGGCCGAGACGCTGGCCGCCGAGGGCATCGAGGCCCGCGTGCTGAACATGGCCACGCTCAAGCCGCTGGACGAGGCCGCGGTCCTGGCGGCCGCCCGGGAGACCGGCGCCATCGTGACGGCCGAAGAGCACACCGTCTACGGCGGGTTGGGCGGCGCGGTGGCGGAGGTGACCAGCGCCCACGAGCCGGTGCCCGTGGAGCGGGTGGGTATCCGCGACGTCTTCGGGGAGTCGGGCTCGCCGCGGGCCCTGATGGAGAAGTACGGGCTGACGGCCGCCGACATCGTGGCCGCTGCCCGCCGGGCGCTGGCGCGCAAGCGCCGTTAG
- a CDS encoding ABC transporter permease subunit, protein MTTATLTLLGASVLVFGLVHLAPFDPARYFVQFRQGYREEQIRQVRQWYGLDDPVPVQYVRWLRRVATGDFGRSVSNGRELGPELWRRLPWTLLLLGAAWGLAAPAAIGIAMAGAGDGTGGAVVRPVATAALLVPVFLLASVLVYVFAVRLAWVPILPPFELRLLDPTLWRALLLPAVSLAVPVTALVGRRLAVALRGALEAPYVVAARARGLPAAAVRRVALRAAIATVLAHPLPLVVASLGALLVVEEVVGWPGLGRVFMRAVAQRDITAVQAALFLLVAVGLAGEVAARQLAVRLAGHDLAAAGGAAGTLRGPTGRAVPDVARPAPVPALHRTERAAAAVLAALVAGAVAAPVLARFPPDLVLLEEIQLPPSLRHWMGTDASGRDLFSRLLYAGRVTLALAAVPAVAAVAGAVVLAAVARWRGPTWIAALAGASRTLGAFPPLALAMAVAVVVGRVPTALGGVMVAWGLAECAERVAALTARARAWPFADAAVALGATPGRVLERHLAPHLARPLAAEVLALVPGFVLLEATLGFFGFSLSPTIPTWGTLLWRGREALHRGDWWLLVFPVAFALAAAWACLRLAEALRAPEGPTYARIVRPGQGPEWAPAAARAATPPAARAPARPGVTSIAAADDPAVAAPLSRRIPAPRRWRRGKPS, encoded by the coding sequence CTGACCACCGCGACGCTGACCCTCCTGGGAGCGTCGGTGCTGGTCTTTGGGCTGGTCCACCTTGCCCCGTTCGATCCGGCGCGGTACTTCGTGCAGTTCCGCCAGGGCTACCGGGAAGAGCAGATCCGACAGGTGCGACAGTGGTACGGGCTCGACGATCCCGTGCCCGTGCAGTACGTGCGGTGGCTGCGGCGCGTGGCCACCGGTGACTTCGGCCGCTCGGTGTCCAACGGGCGCGAACTCGGCCCTGAACTGTGGCGTCGTCTGCCCTGGACGCTGTTGCTCCTGGGCGCGGCATGGGGGCTCGCCGCCCCGGCGGCGATCGGGATCGCCATGGCGGGCGCCGGGGACGGCACGGGGGGCGCGGTGGTCCGCCCGGTGGCCACCGCGGCGCTGCTGGTGCCGGTGTTCCTGCTGGCCAGCGTGCTGGTGTACGTCTTCGCGGTCCGGCTCGCCTGGGTGCCGATCCTCCCGCCGTTCGAGCTGCGCCTGCTCGACCCCACCCTCTGGCGGGCTCTGCTACTGCCCGCGGTGAGCCTTGCCGTCCCGGTGACCGCGCTGGTGGGACGGCGGCTGGCGGTAGCGCTGCGCGGGGCGCTGGAGGCGCCCTACGTGGTGGCAGCGCGCGCCCGCGGCCTGCCAGCCGCCGCGGTACGCCGTGTGGCGCTGCGCGCGGCCATCGCAACGGTGCTCGCTCACCCCCTGCCCCTGGTGGTGGCGTCGCTGGGCGCGCTGCTGGTCGTGGAAGAGGTGGTGGGCTGGCCGGGTCTGGGCCGGGTCTTCATGCGTGCCGTCGCCCAGCGCGACATCACGGCCGTGCAGGCCGCGCTCTTCCTCCTGGTGGCCGTCGGACTGGCTGGCGAGGTCGCAGCGCGCCAGCTGGCGGTGCGGCTCGCAGGACACGATCTGGCCGCCGCCGGTGGCGCTGCGGGGACGTTGCGGGGCCCCACCGGGCGCGCGGTGCCAGATGTCGCCCGCCCTGCGCCGGTGCCCGCCCTGCACCGGACCGAGCGCGCGGCGGCGGCCGTGCTGGCCGCGCTGGTCGCTGGCGCGGTGGCGGCGCCGGTGCTCGCGCGCTTTCCACCGGACCTGGTGCTGCTGGAGGAGATACAGCTGCCGCCCTCGCTGCGCCACTGGATGGGCACCGACGCCTCGGGCCGCGACCTGTTCAGCCGGCTGCTGTATGCCGGCCGCGTGACCCTGGCGCTGGCGGCGGTGCCGGCGGTGGCCGCGGTGGCGGGTGCGGTGGTCCTCGCCGCCGTGGCGCGCTGGCGGGGGCCGACGTGGATCGCCGCGCTGGCGGGCGCCTCGCGCACGCTGGGCGCGTTTCCGCCCCTGGCGCTGGCGATGGCGGTTGCTGTCGTCGTCGGCCGCGTCCCCACAGCCCTGGGAGGCGTGATGGTGGCCTGGGGCCTGGCAGAGTGCGCGGAACGCGTCGCGGCGCTCACGGCGCGGGCGCGCGCGTGGCCGTTTGCCGACGCTGCGGTGGCGTTGGGCGCGACGCCCGGGCGCGTGCTGGAGCGGCACCTGGCGCCGCACCTCGCGCGGCCCCTGGCCGCAGAAGTGCTGGCCCTGGTGCCCGGCTTCGTGTTGCTGGAGGCCACCCTGGGGTTCTTCGGCTTCAGCCTGAGCCCCACGATCCCGACGTGGGGCACGCTGCTGTGGCGCGGCCGCGAGGCGCTGCACCGCGGCGACTGGTGGTTGCTCGTCTTCCCGGTGGCGTTTGCGCTGGCGGCGGCCTGGGCGTGCCTGCGGCTCGCCGAGGCGCTGCGGGCACCCGAGGGGCCCACCTACGCGCGCATCGTCCGCCCTGGCCAGGGACCCGAGTGGGCACCGGCAGCGGCGCGTGCAGCGACCCCGCCGGCCGCGCGCGCCCCGGCCAGGCCTGGCGTGACGTCCATCGCTGCAGCCGACGACCCGGCAGTGGCCGCGCCGCTCTCCCGCCGCATCCCCGCGCCCCGGCGGTGGCGGCGCGGGAAGCCGTCCTAA
- a CDS encoding transketolase: MTDGVDLRALEARAREFRKTILQMITRAGSGHPGGSLSAIDLITVLYYHTMRHDPRNPAWPDRDRFVLSKGHACPALYVVLAACGYFPAEHLWTLREVGSILQGHPDMTRTPGVEISTGSLGMGFSAAIGMALAGKRDGRPYRVYALLGDGECQEGAVWEGAMFAAHYALDNLTAIVDRNGLQQTGPTEDRIRLDPLADKWRACTWDVQEIDGHDLGAIVAALDRARATRGRPQVIVARTVKGKGVSFLEGVVGFHGKALTRDELSRALAELDGATTGR, translated from the coding sequence ATGACCGACGGTGTGGACCTGCGCGCGCTGGAGGCCCGCGCGCGCGAGTTTCGGAAGACCATCTTGCAGATGATCACCAGGGCGGGCTCCGGGCACCCCGGGGGCTCGCTGTCGGCGATCGATCTCATCACCGTGCTGTACTATCACACGATGCGCCACGACCCGCGCAATCCGGCCTGGCCCGACCGGGATCGGTTCGTGTTGAGCAAGGGCCACGCGTGCCCGGCGCTCTACGTGGTGCTCGCCGCCTGCGGGTACTTCCCGGCCGAGCACCTGTGGACGCTGCGCGAGGTCGGCAGCATCCTGCAGGGCCATCCCGACATGACCCGGACCCCGGGGGTGGAGATCTCGACGGGGTCGCTGGGCATGGGCTTCTCCGCCGCCATCGGCATGGCGCTCGCCGGCAAGCGCGACGGCCGCCCCTACCGAGTCTACGCCCTGCTGGGCGACGGCGAGTGCCAGGAGGGCGCCGTCTGGGAGGGCGCGATGTTCGCGGCCCACTACGCGCTGGACAACCTCACCGCCATCGTCGACCGCAATGGCCTCCAGCAGACGGGCCCGACCGAGGACCGCATCCGCCTCGACCCGCTGGCCGACAAGTGGCGCGCGTGCACCTGGGACGTCCAGGAGATCGACGGGCACGATCTGGGCGCCATCGTCGCCGCGCTGGACCGGGCGCGGGCCACGAGGGGCCGCCCGCAGGTGATCGTAGCGCGGACGGTCAAGGGCAAGGGCGTCTCGTTCCTGGAGGGTGTGGTGGGCTTCCACGGCAAGGCGTTGACGCGCGACGAGCTCAGCCGGGCCCTGGCCGAGCTCGACGGCGCCACGACGGGGAGGTGA